DNA sequence from the Parambassis ranga chromosome 1, fParRan2.1, whole genome shotgun sequence genome:
cctcctctcctctcctgtctcagCAGTGTTTACACTGACTCTACTTCCTGAAACAACATAAAGCAGAACTTTACAGgtcatcattgtgtgtgtgtgtgtgtgtgtgttcctctacCTACCTTGCATTTTGCAGATGTCATTCTTAAAAACCATCAGGAGGACAAATATTATGGACAGAAGCAGAATCACAGGCAGAATGTAAACCCAAATCATGAAGTGAGTTGcatctgaaaagaaaaataaacacaacacagtaaAGACGTcgatacacacactcatcctgatagtgtgtgtctgctgtgagggTTATCACATGGTAGATTGTTTTAACCACACATACCTTTGGGGTGTTTGCTGGTGATGTATGATGTCAGTGATGTGACAGTGATGATTGGACTCACAGTGCTGGTTTGCTGTGGAAAAACTGTCAGAGAAAGAAatataaagacacaaactgAACTTTTCTTTTTCACAAAATGTTTCATCCAATTCTTCCTTCACATTACCTACTGACAGCTGGATCTTTGTGTAGTTTGCAACACTCCACTGTGAGTCTGAGCCACACCAGTATGTCCCAGCATCACCTGCTTCCAGCTCTGTGATCGTCACAGAGAAAGAGCtggaagaaacattttctttcagtgtgaacctgctttgATTGTTCAGCATGTCTGTGCAGGTGCTGTGATGGTCTCCTTTACAGAGGAACTTCCTGTTACCATGGTGTTGTGGTGGATAAGGACACTGTAAAGTCACCGGATGTCCCATAACGCCACTCATGTTACCTGACTTCACACAGCACCACTCTGTCAGACATAAAGAGGAACAATATTTCAGTGTTTGGTATGTAAGATGTtaaatgtgtcactgtgacctctgacctttgacttcCAGCtcaacagcagagaaaacatccAGTCCACTGTTTCTATGGACACCACAAAGGTATGACCCAGAATCCTTTTGGGTCAGATTGGTGATGGTCACTGTGAATTGTGACTTCCTGTCATCAGTCAGTGTGaactgtgtggtttgtttgctGTCAGAGGTGACaacagcctgctgcagacatgtggagGGCTGGTTTCCTCTGCAGATGTACTTCAGGATGTTCCGGTCCACAGACTCATATGGACAGCTGATGGACACTGAACCTCGATCATAACTTTGGACTTtagtcacactgtgacagcagctgtctgtcaggaagatAATCAACATCAGAAAGACTGAAATATTAAATGAATTGTCCACACACTGTTGACTTGTTTATTTACCTGGCTTTATTTCTACTCTGACTTCAGTATAGATATCCTTCCCAGTCCTCGTCACTCCACACCAGTATTTTCCAGCATCCTTGTGTTGAAGATCAGAGATGGTCACTGTGaattttcttgttgttttgtcaTCAATGATGGAgtatttgttcttctttgtttctgaTGTTTTAATAAGAACATCACTGTATCCACATTCATTCCTGCACAGGTACTTCTCATAAGACTCATAACCCTGACCATAGGAGCAGGAAACATTAACATCACTCCCCTCATATCCAGACACATGGATCACTGCTGCATCTGTcacacagctcagagcagctgtaAAGGAGAAACAAAATGATTACACAATAAAGTCaggttgtatttgttttaaatgaaacaataaaacttactgcagaggatgaagagcaggtgTTGAAGGATCcacatcttcatcttcagagagaaaacacaaactaaaCCAGTCTTTAAGTTTAGAATGTGTGAAACAGTTTGCTGAATCATTTGGGCGTTTGCAAATGTGTGAACATCTTAGTTCAGCATTTAGGTCAAAAGACTACAATGATGCATCtctttgtaaaaaacaaaataaaggacATAAGGAAGCTGTAGATTGTATTAACTGTAATATTGTGAATTCATATAACACATGACTTCGGTCTGTATAACACAGATAAAGATTATTTAAAGTGTGTTCATATCATagatcatttttacaaataattcaatataatacaaacacaaataaattgtgctgtcacagtgtgactaAAATCCAAAGTTATGATGGAGGTTCAGTGTCCATCAGCTGTCCATATGAGTCTGTGGACCAGAACAACCTGAAGTACATCTGCAGAGGAAACCAGCCctccacatgtctgcagcaggctgtggtCACCTCTGACagcaaacaaaccacacagttCAGTTTAGAGCTGAAGCATCAGATGGTGTTAGATGTAGAGttgtttttaatatattatGCCTTCAAATTTTGCATAATCATGGGTATGACTGCTTTGATGATCGGATGctgctgactcacagtgtgatcTGTGGAttgacaacacaacaacacaatttcTATGTTCAGTGCAGTTTAAatcctaaccctgctttaattACACTTCAGTaaactgtttctttttcttttttagatgTCTGAGTCCAGAAGCTGCAGCTTGCTCAGAGCTGGATTCAAGTAAATAGCAGAGAACCAGCTGCAGTGATAAACCAGCTGAAAATGTGCAACAAAGCCTGACTGTGACACAAGACATCTACCCTGTTTGtcaacatgacaaaataaaCTGAACTGTATGAACGACTGCTGTGGCTCTTTAAGATTTAGGGTCAGATCTGTCTCATAACTATGTTCTGCACATCATCCTGCTGTCCTCAAAATGATCTACTGTAATGTAATTTTCTTTATTTCGTTTACACTGCCCTCTTGTGGCATGAAAAGCTACAACTCCCAATGCAGATTCATACTGGAGCCTTTAACAGTGGAGTGTTGGAAACTACACACCAGGATACAACTTATGATAGATCAGCTGTCTCAGTTCTAATCAATAATAGAGCCAGCATGTCTTTACAGTGTAAAGGTGAGAAGCCCAGAGGACCAACAGCAGGTTTTGGtgtcttcatctttctaaaCCAGCTTAAACTCCTgtatattaaaaacaataagTCCCTTGGAaaacatgcattgtgtttacttaTCAGATGCAGTTCATGGCCTCTTACACTGATGTGCAGGCCTGATTTTCACAACATAAAGCTCAACCTTAGACATTCTCATGTATTTCTACATCATATTTTCATGAACTTTATGTAACTGTAGTGGTTAATTCAGGCTGTGCATTTTAACATTCTGATCACCAATGCATTGATTCTGCACAAATGACATTTGGTCCATACTGTGAGTGGAAACATTGCttccagaaataaacacactttatgTTGGATCTTCCTGCTCTCATCCTGTTGTGAGTCTCTGAGgatcacacacatcatcatgttCTGATCCTGTTCATGAATAATCAAACCTTCTAACAATGTGCTGCTGTTTCCCTGTGGTGTTCATGTGATATGCAAAAGTGCATGGACGTGTTGTTTCTGCTCTGTCACAGCTATTCTGTTGTTATTTGACAGCATATAAAAAATCCTCCTACAAAGATGGAAGATGTGAACATCTTATGAACTAtaataaacagcagtgatggTCTTACCTACTGACTGCTGAACCTTGCTGTATTTTCCAACAGTCCACTGTGAGATCTGTGCTGTGTGATCGTCAGATAGAAAGAAgtggaagatgaggaagaaacATCACCTTGCAGACTAAAGCTGTGATCACTCGTCACCACAAACATTCAGTTAGTTCTGTAGTAATTTCCTGTTATCTGTGTGTAGGgctgcagtgcagacagactgacaatCTGTGCTAAAAATGTTGTTGAATAATATGTATATTTGTTTTGAGATGTTTTTATTCCATTAGAAAATGTGACTTTTCCCCCTTCATAAGCACTAATAACACAGTAATTCTTTAATTATGGCCAAAACCATCCGAAAAGTCGCACCAAACGTCATCaatgtaaaatataataatataacaaaATTCAAATCCAAACTTTATGAGTAACAGTGTATTAATAATCTTCATTACGGTGGGTTTTTCACAATAAGAAGACCTGAaaacctgaaaacaaaaacacccccAGTTATGCAGGGAGTTGTAAATTATAAAACTGTGATTTAAAACAATTCAGTTCAGATCaactcagttttatttatatcttacaatcagaaattgtctcaaagcacttcatagagacccagagcctgaaccctcttAAGAGCAatagtggcaagaaaaactcccttttaacagcaagaaaccttgaacaggacccggctcatagggagaaccttcctgctgacagccggccgggtagaggaggagaagaagaggtagacaggacagagaggatcaaggagagaaagagagagagagatcgaTAGAGGAActaacatgcacaaacatcatacatgacaggttgttgatgttgacaagcaagatgaaacagtgattatattataatggatatctatatatatcgtcagtccatacaTACTAAAAGTAATTTGACAGTAATTagaacaaagatgagcagcagagactggtgtagtcaatgagcacaggaatATTCAGGgtccggactgcaggtcagcatgcaggcaCAGGGCGCACTTCCTTTtattaacatgtaaaaaaacaggGCCGCAGTGTGAACATGACAAGAGCAcattgtgtgcagtgtgttcagTTATTTCCCTTCTCTCAGTAACAGCTTTCATATAAGAAAGTAACTTACAGTATGGAGTATTATTTTGGAGCAGTTATCCACAGTTTCATAAACAAAATGCAGTTTGTTCTGTTAAAACTAAGAAACAAGTATTTTATATTCACCACAGTAAATAAACAGAGACTGTGTGCCATCCTTATAGTGTGGTGCTATTAGGCTATTAGGCTTCATGGAAATGTTGATTACAGTAGAGTCACTGTGACGTTAGACATTACAGTATCTCAATTTTCATAGatctgaagaaaaacaaagagcatAAAACAAATTCTATTAATTCTCTCATGGAGGGACATTCaggctgcttttaaaaaaacattgctgTGTACATTAAGAGAAGTGAAGTGATGACTCCAGCCCCTGAGTGGAACCACAACGGATCACCATcaatcatgggaccaatacagtTTTAAGTCTGAGTTCTAGTCCCCCTGACAACGCAAAccattttgttttcactgttttgttAAACGCaatttacaaggaaaaccactCAGGCAGCGTAGTCACCATTTTTAGCTGCCATCAGGATCAATGAACACATACAGATGTGGACACATGTTCCAACTAGTTCTGAAATATCGACTTCATGCTCCATCTTCCTGGTGAGAATAGGTTCAGGGCCAAGGATTTAAGTATTGCCAAATATACTTGCACACTATAACTATGTCCGGCATAGGGTCAGAACAAATGATGATTTTGAAACTTAATATCAGCACATGGAGGCAACAATGTTTACTTACATGATTAAatgttctcctctctcctccacagacTCCTGAAAGAACAAAACAATGAATATTAGAGCTGATCtgagtttgtctgtgtgtttctgtgtgtaaaatgtaccTTGAGTTTTACAGactttgtttttgaaaacaaaaaccaggACCAATGTAATGATCAGTAGCAGAGTCACAGGCAGAATGTAAACCAGATGTGGGAAGTCAGTCACAtctaaaaagacaaaagacatgATCTCAGCTCAAACTAAAATAAATCTGACTGAAGACACAATCACTGGTTCTTTTCAATGACAGATGGATCTTAAAGTCGCTTCAAACGGTCTGCTGTGAGTCTGAGACACAGCAGTAAatggaaaatacacacacagagataaacacGTACCattgatgtgtttgttgtgtgtgacaGGTTTCTCTGTGCTGGACTTCACACAGCACCACACTGTCAGAAAGAAAGAACACAATTAATAAAAAGTTCCATATGCAGGATGTtaaatgtgtcactgtgacctctgacctgtgacTTCCAGCtcaacagcagagaaaacatccAGTCCAGTGTTTCTATGGTCACCACAAAGGTACGACCCAGAATCCTTTTGGGTCAGATTGGTGATGGTCACTGTGAATTGTGACTTCCTGTCATCAGTCAGTGTGAACTGTGTGGTTTGATTGCTGTCAGAGGTGaccacagcctgctgcagacatgtggagGGCTGGTTTCCTCTGCAGATGTACTTCAGGTTGTTCTGGTCCACAGACTCATATGGACAGCTGATGGACACTGAGCCTCCATCATAACCTTGGACTTtagtcacactgtcacagcagctgtctgtcaggaagatagacaacaacagaaaacacaagctttGAAAAGAAAGAGTAAAAACACTCTTAGTTTTCATATCCATCTCATTTGTTCCTTGGATTTTATTTCATGTCAATataaattctgacttttttaCCTACCTGCCACTACAGACACGCTGACTTCAGTATAAATATCCTTCCCAGCCCTCGTCACTCCACACCAGTATTTTCCAGCATCCTTGTGTTGAAGATCAGAGATGGTCACTGTGAAGGTTTGAGCCTTTGTGTCATCATAGATGGAgtatttgttcttctttgtttcgGATGTTGTAATAAGAATATCACTGTCTCCACAGTCGTTCCTGCACAGGTACTTCTCATAAGACTCATAACCCTGACCATAGAAGCAGGAAACATTAACATCACTCCCCTCATATCCAGACACATGGATCACTGCTGCATCTGTCACACAGCTCAGAGCAactgcaaaaagacagaaatatgaAATGACATCTGCATTCATTCGAATAATAAATCCATTGCAAAAGAAGTGCTCATCGTTTATTTATAATGCAGGCATGATTAACAGCTGTCACAGTAACAGAACAATTTGGTGTTGTCTATGACAAACATGCATTAACTTactgcagaggatgaagagcaggttCTGAAGAATCTTCATCTTCACCTTTAACAAGACAACACAGAGACTAAAACAGATGTATAAAAACATTCTCAATAACTGCCAGAAGAGTCAGTAATATGTCAGCATTTCCCAGCATGTTAAAGAGTCAAATGACCACAGAGGAATAATAAGAAAGTATTAAGAACTTCCCAATATAAATGTAAGACAAATCAAACAAAGCCACCAGCAATTTAACCAATTTCTGCCTCCATTTTCAGTCATACAAAAGAGCATCCATTCGTCCATtttctattaacccgctttacagtgcagggtcacacagagctggagcctatcccagggtaagaggcggggtacaccctggacaggtcaccagtccatcacagggcaacatacacagacttaCACAGACAAATTTGAGTCACCAATTAatctaacaagcacgtctttaatTTGTGGGACATGGAGGGACTCAGGCAGAgcgagaacgtgcaaactccacagaataggaaccttcttgctgtgatgcgacagtgctaaccactgcaccaccgtaCCACCCAACaataatgcagtttttttttaatgaacaaaaCTCTAATGCAGATTGATACTGTCCACAATGGCTGTGACGTCATCTCTTTTTGTCCATGAAACAGCAAAGTTACAGTTTCAGCTGTAAACCTTATTCCCATAAAAACAAGTTGTTGACCCTGTTTACGCTGCTTTCTCAAAGCATTTCTAAATTCAACTctataaaaaaatctataaataaACTTTAAGTGTAAGTAATCTTACCTATAAAGAGATGACTCATCCGTGAATCGCCTCCAGCACAGTGAAGCTCCCTTACTTCTGTATCTGTGTGCCAACTTGCTGCAGTGGTCTTGTTCAGGAACTTCctcttttacagtttttttctgattgcttaaacactaacaatgattcttatagcacaatttctaaaactattaatagttatagcaaaaatcactcactgagtttgcaaaactaaaagcagaaacattgcttcacactcagtttgcacttttgtaacacaatttgcaaatgtataaatataatccacttcacagcactctttttgctgaaatgtaaacacaacttactgctttacacacaatttccaaataatcaacacactcctagtaaaactatacacatttatggctggtatttacactattttgccaactgtggctacactgtcacatgtgagaactgttttacatcattagttcactttgcaatcagcatgagctgtaagctgtaaataagccacaggtaagctacagtgtggagaacaatggagggagaagaagactgagaagagtgagaattagaggaggatgagcacatgaggaagcaggaggaagaggaggaggacgaaaactaggaggtgaatttagatgAAGAccacgaggaggtgaagaggaaggaagaagggtaagaagaaatagaattactgatgtcatcagagctagaATAGtgcatcatgtgatcaaccatggaatgaccctgagggaagctcgagcctcaatgtggaactGTACAGGAaacggaccagtacctgctgttttattcacaccacccactggaacacaaactgggagtcatcaggaccctgcagcacagagcacaaactgtaccaaccagctcagaggggaagaagagggagCAACACCACagcaggaaggccctgcagacctgttgctatcccaagtgggcactcatcaaagccacaaaaacaagaccccccaacaacaagaagaaggacaacaaccagcggagaaagaacatctccattccatatgtgtcaggagtatcagagaaactccgcaggatcttcaacaacatGACATCCCGGTCTATTTCAAACCagtgacaacactgagacagagactggttcacccgaaggacaatatttccagggagaaacacagcaatgtgatatatacagtccagtgcagtgaggaatgctctgatctgtacattagAGAAACTAAAagaccactccacagaagaatgtctcagcacaggagagcctcctcctcaggacaagactcagctgttcacctccacctcaaagacaaagaacactcctttgaggacaacaatgttcacattttagacagggaggaaaggtggtttgaaagaggagtcaaggaagccatctatgttaagctggaaaaaccttcccttaacagaggtggtggcctcagacatcatctttctaccacatacaatgcagtgattccattgtgaagtatacaaggttatttatgcaatgacatgatacagaccatgtatgtatttgattatataagcttacacttagagaaaaacacatctataactcttacagagagttagggaggaactctttgatgcggtgaaggccgaagcactaggaggcatggactaagataaatcgtccaacatagaagggacaaagggtttcatagtcataaatatgttagaccaattatgataattagtaggtggagataaaggggcaacatgtcccaatatgggaataccaacgagg
Encoded proteins:
- the LOC114448125 gene encoding polymeric immunoglobulin receptor-like; the encoded protein is TKKNKYSIIDDKTTRKFTVTISDLQHKDAGKYWCGVTRTGKDIYTEVRVEIKPDSCCHSVTKVQSYDRGSVSISCPYESVDRNILKYICRGNQPSTCLQQAVVTSDSKQTTQFTLTDDRKSQFTVTITNLTQKDSGSYLCGVHRNSGLDVFSAVELEVKEWCCVKSGNMSGVMGHPVTLQCPYPPQHHGNRKFLCKGDHHS